A genomic window from Camelus ferus isolate YT-003-E chromosome 9, BCGSAC_Cfer_1.0, whole genome shotgun sequence includes:
- the FHOD1 gene encoding FH1/FH2 domain-containing protein 1 isoform X2, producing MAGGEDRGDGEPVSVVTVRVQYLEDTDPFACANFPEPRRAPTCSLDGALPLGVQIPALHRLLGAPLKLEDCALQVSPSGYYLDPELSLEEQREMLEGFFEEISKGRKPTLILRTQLSVRVNAILEKLYGSSGPELRRSLFSLKQIFQEDKDLVPEFVHSEGLSCLIRVGAAADHNYQSYILRALGQLMLFVDGMLGVVAHSETVQWLYTLCASLSRLVVKTALKLLLVFVEYSESNAPLFICAVNSVASTTGALPWANLVSILEEKNGADPELLVYTVTLINKTLAALPDQDSFYDVTDALEQQGMEALVQRHLGTAGTDVDLRAQLVLYENALRLEDGDMEEAFAGGRRTTRRKPSSEEGKRSRRSLEVRTSEPGSTGPASPIVSTSSTGSALLSGTASSLIDSAPPTGPASSPGGQASGLHTTVSLFPTISVAPSSDSSCERSIYKARFLENVAAAETEKQAALAQGRAETLAGAMPEEVDGHRDTLELQGSPEPAPAPRTPQSAAPRILLRAQQCLEPEPKETLAPPSPKTEPIQELRTHVPKLCIGDLDFSDLGEDEDQDMLNTESVEAGKGVPPPPPLISGGPPPPPPPPPPPIKSPFPPPPPPVAPLPPSAPDGLALPTKRKTVKLFWRELKLAGVHGGSGSRFGPCPTLWASLEPVSVDTARLEHLFESRAKDVLPSKKAGEGRRTMTTVLDPKRSNAINIGLTTLPPVHVIKAALLNFDEFAVSKDGIEKLLTMMPTEEERQKIEEAQLANPDIPLGPAENFLMTLASIGGLAARLQLWAFKLDYDSMEREIAEPLFDLKVGMEQLVQNATFRCILATLLAVGNFLNGSQSSGFELSYLEKVSEVKDTVRRQSLLHHLCSLVLQTRPDSSDFYSEIPALTRCAKVDFEQLTENLGQLEHRSWAAEESLRSLAKHELAPALRARLTHFLAQCTRRVAMLRVVHRRVYNRFHAFLLYLGYTAEAAREVRIMQFCHTLREFALEYRTCWDRVLQQQQKRATYRERNKTRGRMITETEKFSGVAGETPSNSSVPVAVSSGPGRGDADSHASMKSLLTSKPEDTTHGRRIRGMVQSSSPVMATAVGPSIVPQEESLGSSLPSDTSDEIMDLLVQSVTKSNPRALASRERKRSRGNRKSLRRTLKSGLGEDLVQALGLSKGPGLEV from the exons CTAGAGGACTGTGCCCTGCAAGTGTCTCCATCTGGATACTACCTGGACCCTGAGCTGTCCCTGGAAGAGCAGCGGGAGATGCTGGAGGGCTTCTTTGAAGAGATCAG CAAAGGGCGGAAGCCTACTCTGATCTTGCGGACCCAGCTCTCCGTGAGGGTCAATGCCATCTTGG AGAAGTTGTATGGCTCCAGTGGCCCTGAGCTCCGCCGCTCCCTCTTCTCACTAAAGCAGATCTTCCAG GAGGACAAGGACTTGGTGCCTGAGTTTGTGCATTCGGAGGGGCTGAGCTGCCTAATCCGTGTGGGTGCAGCTGCCGACCACAACTATCAGAGCTACATTCTCCGAG CACTAGGCCAGCTAATGCTTTTTGTGGATGGGATGCTGGGTGTGGTGGCCCACAGTGAGACCGTGCAGTGGCTGTACACACTGTGTGCCAGCCTG TCCCGCTTGGTGGTGAAGACAGCCCTGAAGCTCCTGCTGGTGTTTGTGGAATACTCTGAGAGCAACGCACCGCTGTTCATCTGCGCAGTCAACTCTGTGGCCAGCACCACGG GTGCTCTTCCATGGGCCAATCTGGTGTCCATCCTGGAGGAGAAGAATGGTGCGGACCCTGAGTTGTTGGTGTATACTGTCACCCTCATCAACAAG ACTCTGGCAGCGCTCCCGGACCAGGACTCCTTCTACGACGTGACAGATGCACTGGAGCAGCAGGGCATGGAGGCACTGGTCCAGCGCCACTTGGGCACCGCTGGCACAGATGTCGATCTGCGCGCGCAGCTTGTGCTCTACGAG AATGCCCTGCGGTTGGAGGATGGAGACATGGAAGAAGCTTTCGCAGGTGGGCGGCGCACCACTCGCCGAAAGCCTTCTTCAGAGGAGGGCAAGAGAAGCCGACGATCTCTGGAAGTGCGCACCTCAGAGCCTGG CTCCACAGGCCCCGCCTCACCGATCGTCTCCACCTCCTCTACCGGCTCTGCCCTGCTGTCAGGTACCGCCTCCAGCCTCATAGACTCCGCCCCACCTACAGGCCCCGCCTCCAGTCCCGGGGGCCAGGCCTCTGGCCTGCATACCACTGTGAGCCTCTTTCCTACCATCTCCGTGGCGCCCTCATCCGACAGCTCCTGTGAGAGGAGTATCTACAA AGCCCGGTTCCTGGAGAATGTAGcagcagcagaaacagaaaagcaggcTGCACTGGCCCAGGGCCGGGCAGAGACACTGGCTGGAGCTATGCCTGAAGAGGTCGATGGGCACCGAG ACACCCTTGAACTACAGGGCTCCCCAGAACCAGCCCCTGCACCCAGAACACCCCAGAGTGCTGCCCCCCGAATCCTGCTCCGGGCCCAGCAGTGCCTTGAGCCAGAGCCCAAGGAGACTTTGGCCCCACCAAGTCCCAAGACTGAGCCCATTCAGGAACTCCGTACCCATGTACCCAAGCTCTGCATTGGGGATCTGGACTTCTCAGATCTGGGGGAGGATGAAGACCAGGACATGCTGAATACAGAGTCTGTGGAGGCAGGGAAAGGggtcccacccccaccacccctgaTCTCTGGaggccccccacctcctccacccccacctcccccacccatcaaaagccccttcccaccacctccacccccagttgcccctcttcctccttcagcaCCTGATGGCCTAGCCCTCCCCACCAAGAGAAAGACAGTTAAACTCTTCTGGCGGGAGCTAAAGTTGGCTGGGGTCCATGGAGGCTCTGGGAGCCGCTTTGGGCCCTGCCCTACCCTGTGGGCCTCACTGGAGCCTGTCTCAGTGGATACAGCCCGGCTAGAACACCTGTTCGAGTCTCGAGCCAAGGACGTGCTGCCTTCCAAG AAAGCTGGTGAGGGCCGCCGCACAATGACCACAGTGCTGGACCCCAAGCGCAGCAACGCCATCAACATCGGCCTAACCACGCTGCCACCCGTGCACGTCATTAAGGCTGCCCTGCTCAACTTTGATGAGTTTGCTGTCAGCAAGGATGGCATTGAG AAGCTACTGACCATGATGCCAACGGAGGAGGAGCGGCAGAAGATCGAGGAGGCCCAGCTGGCCAATCCTGACATACCCCTGGGCCCAGCTGAGAATTTCCTGATGACTCTCGCCTCCATCGGGGGCCTGGCGGCTCGCTTACAACTCTGGGCCTTCAAGCTGGATTATGACAGCATGGAGCGG GAAATTGCAGAGCCACTGTTTGACCTGAAGGTGGGCATGGAACAGCTGGTCCAAAATGCCACCTTCCGCTGCATCCTGGCCACTCTGCTGGCTGTGGGCAACTTCCTCAATGGCTCCCAG AGCAGCGGCTTTGAGCTGAGCTACCTGGAGAAGGTGTCAGAGGTGAAGGACACGGTGCGCCGACAGTCACTGCTGCACCATCTCTGCTCCCTGGTGCTCCAGACCCGGCCTGATTCCTCTGACTTCTACTCAGAAATTCCTGCCCTGACGCGCTGTGCCAAG GTGGACTTTGAGCAGCTGACTGAGAACCTGGGGCAACTGGAGCACCGGAGTTGGGCAGCCGAGGAGAGCCTGCGGAGCTTGGCCAAGCACGAGCTGGCTCCAGCTCTCCGTGCCCGCCTCACCCACTTCCTGGCCCAGTGCACCCGCCGTGTTGCCATGCTGAGGGTCGTGCACCGCCGTGTCTACAACAG GTTCCATGCCTTCCTCCTGTACCTGGGGTACACGGCAGAGGCAGCCCGTGAGGTGCGCATCATGCAGTTCTGCCACACACTGCGGGAGTTCGCGCTGGAGTATCGGACTTGCTGGGACCGggtgctgcagcagcagcagaagcgcGCCACATATCGTGAGCGCAACAAGACCCGGGGACGCATGATCACTGAG ACAGAAAAGTTCTCAGGTGTGGCTGGGGAAACCCCCAGCAATTCATCTGTCCCAGTGGCTGTGAGCAGTGGGCCAGGACGGGGTGATGCTGATAGTCATGCCAGCATGAAGAGTCTGCTGACCAGCAAGCCTGAGGACACCACACATGGCCGCCGCATCAGAG GCATGGTCCAGAGCAGCTCCCCAGTCATGGCTACAGCAGTGGGGCCCTCCATTGTCCCCCAAGAAGAATCTCTGGGCTCCAGTTTACCAAGTGACACTTCAGATGAGATCATGGACTTGCTGGTGCAGTCAGTGACCAAGAGCAATCCTCGTGCCTTAGCTTCTCGAGAACGCAAGCGTTCCCGTGGCAACCGCAAGTCTT TGAGAAGGACGTTGAAGAGTGGGCTTGGAGAAGATCTGGTACAGGCACTGGGACTGAGCAAGGGTCCTGGCCTCGAAGTGTGA